In one Mycobacterium sp. NBC_00419 genomic region, the following are encoded:
- the zwf gene encoding glucose-6-phosphate dehydrogenase has protein sequence MDTDKPQIAYPSPGSRPRRREQEPLAPHVIVLFGATGDLAKRKLLPGMAYLVKSALAPSIQVVGTSLEDFSVEEFRAIAREAIDDFGSHKLSDDEWAEFASRVTYVPQSAGPEALAAAVAKAEESLGPNVRRLHYLSVPPKAAQAVITMLKEADLVARSRVVMEKPFGTDLASAIELNDFVHRTFRESQIFRIDHFLGKEAAQNILAFRFANGLFEPIWNRNFIDHIQIDIPEKLGLDHRANFYESTGAYKDMVVTHLFQVMAFVVMEPPTALEPRAISEEKNKVFRSMLPIDNANVVRGQYTGYREEDGVARDSDTETFIALKVGIDNWRWAGVPIYLRTGKRMAEGQRIISIAFREAPRTMFPAGSGVGSQGPDHLTFDLADASKVSLSFYGKRPGPGMKLEKLSMQFSTQETDYSDDVLEAYERLILDAMRGDHTLFTTAEGIESLWERSADLLEDPPAVKMYAQDTWGPNAIHQLIAPNSWRLPFERVWREKKQ, from the coding sequence GTGGACACAGACAAACCGCAGATCGCCTACCCCTCTCCCGGCTCGCGGCCCCGCCGCCGTGAGCAGGAGCCGCTGGCTCCGCATGTCATCGTTCTGTTCGGCGCCACCGGCGACCTGGCCAAGCGCAAGCTGCTGCCCGGTATGGCGTATCTGGTGAAGTCGGCGCTGGCGCCGTCGATCCAGGTGGTGGGGACCTCATTGGAGGACTTCTCCGTCGAGGAGTTCCGGGCGATCGCCCGCGAGGCCATCGACGACTTCGGCAGCCACAAGCTCAGCGACGACGAATGGGCGGAGTTCGCCAGCAGGGTGACCTACGTGCCGCAGAGCGCCGGGCCCGAGGCCCTGGCCGCCGCGGTGGCCAAGGCCGAAGAGTCACTGGGACCCAACGTCCGGCGGCTGCACTACCTCTCAGTGCCGCCCAAGGCCGCCCAGGCCGTCATCACCATGCTCAAGGAGGCCGACCTGGTCGCCCGCTCCCGGGTGGTCATGGAAAAGCCGTTCGGCACCGACCTGGCGAGCGCGATCGAACTCAACGACTTCGTCCACCGGACGTTCCGGGAGTCGCAGATCTTCCGCATCGACCACTTCCTGGGCAAGGAGGCCGCCCAGAACATCCTGGCGTTCCGGTTCGCCAACGGCCTGTTCGAGCCGATCTGGAACCGCAACTTCATCGACCACATCCAGATCGACATCCCCGAGAAGCTCGGCCTGGATCACCGCGCGAACTTCTACGAGAGCACCGGCGCCTACAAGGACATGGTGGTCACCCATCTGTTCCAGGTGATGGCATTCGTGGTGATGGAGCCGCCGACCGCGCTGGAGCCACGCGCGATCAGCGAGGAGAAGAACAAGGTATTCCGCTCCATGCTGCCCATCGACAACGCCAACGTGGTGCGCGGGCAGTACACCGGGTACCGCGAGGAGGACGGCGTGGCCCGTGACTCCGACACCGAGACGTTCATCGCGCTCAAGGTCGGGATCGACAACTGGCGCTGGGCCGGGGTGCCGATCTATCTGCGCACCGGCAAGCGGATGGCCGAGGGCCAGCGGATCATCTCGATCGCCTTCCGGGAGGCGCCACGCACGATGTTCCCGGCCGGCTCGGGCGTCGGGTCCCAGGGGCCAGACCATCTGACGTTCGACCTGGCCGACGCGTCGAAGGTCTCGCTGTCGTTCTACGGCAAGCGGCCCGGACCGGGGATGAAGCTGGAGAAGCTGTCGATGCAGTTCTCCACCCAGGAGACCGACTACTCCGACGACGTGCTGGAGGCCTACGAGCGGCTGATCCTGGACGCGATGCGCGGCGACCACACGCTGTTCACCACGGCCGAGGGCATCGAATCGCTGTGGGAGCGTTCGGCGGATCTGCTGGAGGATCCCCCCGCGGTGAAGATGTACGCCCAGGACACCTGGGGCCCCAACGCGATCCACCAGCTGATCGCACCCAATAGTTGGCGGCTGCCGTTCGAGCGGGTGTGGCGGGAGAAGAAGCAGTAG
- a CDS encoding VOC family protein gives MIQGFSHIGICVSDLDRSIAFYTGVFGFVVLYQLDFENNEVAATMEQEGTFRSAMLIRDDIRIELLQWVDVETTGSGQRKPMTELGFTHLSFRVEDVDGLTEAIVAAGGQLVESTRTVLGDVEDPTSGRFIYLTDPDGTRIELMQNVPDLSGISAADIAAAAAG, from the coding sequence ATGATCCAGGGCTTCTCCCACATCGGCATCTGCGTCAGTGACCTCGACCGGTCGATCGCCTTCTATACCGGGGTGTTCGGCTTCGTCGTGCTCTACCAACTCGACTTCGAGAACAACGAAGTCGCGGCCACCATGGAGCAGGAGGGCACGTTCCGCTCGGCGATGCTCATCCGCGACGACATCCGGATCGAACTGCTGCAGTGGGTCGACGTCGAGACCACCGGCTCCGGTCAGCGCAAGCCGATGACCGAGCTCGGCTTCACCCATCTGTCGTTCCGGGTCGAGGACGTCGACGGGCTCACCGAGGCCATCGTGGCCGCCGGCGGGCAGTTGGTGGAGTCGACGCGCACCGTGCTCGGCGACGTCGAGGACCCCACGTCGGGCCGGTTCATCTACCTGACCGACCCGGACGGCACCCGCATCGAACTCATGCAGAACGTGCCCGACCTGTCCGGCATCAGCGCCGCCGACATCGCCGCCGCGGCCGCCGGTTAA
- a CDS encoding GTP-binding protein, with protein sequence MTQALPHRPPVTVLSGFLGAGKTTLLNHILANREGRKVAVIVNDMSEVNIDAALVAGQGHLDRTEEKLVELTNGCICCTLREDLITSVRELAEQNRFDQIVIESTGISEPMPVAATFSWEFDDGFSLDQVARLDTLVTVVDASTFLTEIARGDALAGRDMAAGQDDGRSIADLLIDQVEFADVILINKTDLVPEQTCGAVEAMVRRMNPSATISRTDHGIVTLATVLDTGRFDPIAAENAPGWEEELAAGHTPETEEYGISSTTFRAERPFHPQRLSDALAQLRRVLRSKGFCWIASRPSIAAIWSQAGPNLVIEPAQYWSATELEPGQEIVFIGVRLDHDEVHALLGSALLTDAELSAGEAAWTTYPDPLPGWGITHSHH encoded by the coding sequence ATGACTCAGGCGCTCCCCCACCGACCCCCCGTCACCGTGCTGTCCGGCTTCCTCGGAGCGGGCAAGACAACCCTGCTCAACCACATCCTGGCCAACCGGGAGGGGCGCAAGGTCGCCGTCATCGTCAACGACATGAGCGAGGTCAACATCGACGCCGCACTCGTCGCCGGGCAGGGCCACCTGGACCGCACCGAGGAGAAACTCGTCGAACTCACCAACGGCTGCATCTGCTGCACGCTGCGTGAGGACCTGATCACCTCGGTGCGAGAACTGGCCGAGCAGAACCGTTTTGACCAGATCGTCATCGAGTCGACGGGCATCTCCGAACCCATGCCGGTGGCCGCGACCTTCAGTTGGGAATTCGACGACGGCTTCAGCCTCGATCAGGTGGCCCGACTCGACACCCTGGTGACCGTGGTCGACGCCTCGACGTTCCTCACCGAAATCGCTCGCGGTGACGCACTTGCCGGCCGCGACATGGCCGCCGGGCAGGACGACGGCCGAAGCATCGCCGATCTCCTGATCGACCAGGTCGAGTTCGCCGACGTCATCCTGATCAACAAGACCGATCTGGTACCCGAGCAGACCTGTGGTGCCGTCGAGGCGATGGTGCGCAGGATGAATCCGTCGGCGACGATCTCGCGGACCGACCACGGCATAGTTACGCTCGCGACCGTGTTGGACACCGGCCGGTTCGACCCCATCGCAGCCGAGAACGCCCCGGGCTGGGAAGAGGAACTCGCCGCAGGCCACACTCCGGAGACCGAGGAGTACGGCATCAGCAGCACCACCTTTCGCGCCGAGCGGCCGTTCCATCCGCAGCGGTTGAGCGACGCGCTCGCCCAGCTTCGTAGAGTGTTGCGCAGCAAGGGATTCTGCTGGATCGCCAGCAGGCCGTCGATCGCCGCGATCTGGTCACAAGCCGGCCCCAACCTGGTAATCGAACCGGCGCAGTACTGGTCGGCCACCGAGCTGGAACCCGGTCAGGAGATCGTCTTCATCGGGGTGCGCCTGGACCACGACGAGGTGCACGCCCTGCTGGGATCGGCGTTGCTGACCGATGCCGAACTCAGCGCCGGTGAGGCGGCTTGGACGACCTACCCCGATCCCCTACCCGGCTGGGGCATCACCCACAGCCACCACTGA
- a CDS encoding acyl-CoA thioesterase has protein sequence MTRSSYPEVLATLSLRRVDEGSFTGDQLAAPFNHILGGHVAAQALIAAAHTAPGRTPHSMHVYFLRAGDARRPVDFEVVELQEGRTFSARRVTARQDGRVLLETMTSFTVVADAPDGVEYQPAMPQVPAPEGLPEPAPHFAEGYEGGWASLKWFDRKVVDAGTEAPARSRIWWRPRGAVPDDPALIAAMVVYLSAVTLAEPVNVPRGQVGESAQRGHSVLFHRPADMQDWLLYDQWTPSSTGALALASGQMFNRTGELVCTVEQETYFPPSG, from the coding sequence GTGACGCGATCGTCCTATCCCGAGGTACTGGCCACGCTGTCGCTGCGCCGCGTTGACGAGGGGTCCTTCACCGGCGACCAGCTGGCCGCTCCGTTCAATCACATCCTGGGTGGCCACGTCGCGGCGCAGGCGTTGATCGCGGCGGCGCACACCGCCCCGGGACGCACCCCACACAGCATGCACGTCTATTTCCTGCGCGCCGGTGATGCGCGCAGGCCGGTGGACTTCGAGGTGGTCGAACTTCAGGAGGGCCGTACCTTCTCGGCACGCCGCGTCACCGCCCGCCAGGACGGCCGGGTGCTCCTGGAGACGATGACGTCCTTCACCGTGGTTGCCGACGCACCCGACGGTGTCGAGTACCAGCCGGCGATGCCGCAAGTTCCTGCGCCAGAGGGCTTGCCGGAGCCGGCTCCGCACTTCGCCGAGGGGTACGAGGGCGGCTGGGCCAGCCTGAAATGGTTCGACCGCAAGGTCGTCGACGCCGGGACGGAGGCACCCGCGAGGTCGCGGATCTGGTGGCGACCCCGCGGTGCGGTGCCCGACGATCCGGCGCTGATCGCCGCGATGGTGGTGTACTTGTCGGCGGTGACGCTGGCCGAGCCGGTCAATGTGCCGCGCGGCCAGGTCGGCGAGTCGGCCCAGCGGGGCCATTCGGTGTTGTTCCACCGTCCGGCCGATATGCAGGACTGGTTGCTCTACGACCAGTGGACGCCGAGCAGCACGGGTGCCCTGGCGTTGGCCAGCGGGCAGATGTTCAACCGCACGGGCGAGTTGGTGTGCACCGTCGAACAGGAGACGTACTTCCCGCCGTCGGGCTGA
- a CDS encoding cyclopropane mycolic acid synthase family methyltransferase, whose product MAKRLTPHFDDVQAHYDLSDDFFRLFLDPTQTYSCAYFERDDMTLEEAQIAKMDLALGKLGLQPGMTLLDVGCGWGGTMMRALDKYDVNVVGLTLSKNQADHVQRLFDESENTRSKRVLLQGWEQFDEPVDRIVSIGAFEHFGFDRYDDFFSFAYNAMPADGVMLLHTILGLRPEDVFEKGIKLTFELARFCKFMITEIFPGGRLPSIPMVEEHAGKVGFDVKRVQSLQPYYPTTLDFWAEALKAHEDEAIAIQSQEVYDRYMKYLTGCPHLFRVGLIDVCQFTLAK is encoded by the coding sequence ATGGCAAAGCGCTTAACTCCCCATTTCGACGACGTCCAGGCCCATTACGACCTGTCCGATGACTTCTTCCGGTTGTTCCTCGACCCGACGCAGACCTACAGCTGCGCGTACTTCGAGCGCGACGACATGACACTGGAAGAGGCCCAGATCGCCAAAATGGACCTGGCACTGGGCAAGCTGGGCCTGCAACCCGGAATGACGTTGTTGGACGTCGGCTGTGGCTGGGGCGGGACCATGATGCGGGCTTTGGACAAGTACGACGTGAATGTCGTCGGGCTCACGCTGAGCAAGAATCAAGCCGATCACGTCCAGCGCCTGTTCGACGAGTCCGAGAACACCCGCTCCAAGCGAGTCCTGCTGCAGGGCTGGGAGCAGTTCGACGAGCCCGTCGACCGGATCGTGTCCATCGGCGCTTTCGAGCACTTCGGCTTCGACCGTTATGACGACTTCTTCAGCTTCGCCTACAACGCGATGCCTGCCGACGGCGTCATGCTGCTGCACACCATCCTTGGTCTGCGTCCCGAGGACGTCTTCGAGAAGGGCATCAAGCTGACCTTCGAGCTGGCCCGGTTCTGCAAGTTCATGATCACCGAGATCTTCCCCGGCGGCCGGCTGCCGTCGATCCCGATGGTCGAGGAGCATGCCGGAAAGGTGGGGTTCGACGTCAAGCGGGTGCAGTCTCTTCAGCCGTACTACCCGACGACACTCGACTTCTGGGCCGAGGCGTTGAAGGCCCATGAGGACGAGGCCATCGCCATCCAGTCCCAGGAGGTCTACGACCGCTACATGAAGTACCTGACCGGCTGCCCGCACCTGTTCCGCGTCGGCTTGATCGATGTCTGTCAGTTCACCTTGGCGAAGTAG
- a CDS encoding CobW family GTP-binding protein, with protein MAIPVIALTGYLGAGKTTLLNHVLSTPRARVGVVINDFGEINVDAALISGQIDEPASIAGGCICCLPEDGQLDAALARLADPRLRLDAIIVEASGLADPAALARIIGFSEIGGVRDGGVVDVVDAARHFETVDCGGAAPARYGAATLVVVNKLDQLPEDERAATLRRIEDRVRERNSRVQVVGVTGGRIDPALLYDVAAATDEGGQLSFRDAFVDEPVHHHVHADAVTVTAELPVDAERLLDLLENPPAGVYRIKGPVAVRQRSAVRTVVVNVVGPSVHIARGASSGARTELVAIGMHLDVDAVRARLIDALAPAAGPPSSAAARRLQRHLSVG; from the coding sequence ATGGCGATTCCGGTCATCGCGCTCACCGGCTATCTCGGCGCGGGCAAGACGACACTACTGAACCACGTGCTGTCCACCCCGCGTGCCCGGGTCGGTGTCGTGATCAACGACTTCGGCGAGATCAACGTCGACGCGGCGTTGATCAGCGGTCAGATCGACGAACCCGCGTCAATCGCCGGCGGCTGCATCTGCTGCCTGCCCGAGGACGGCCAGCTCGATGCGGCACTGGCCCGGCTGGCCGACCCGAGGCTGCGGCTCGACGCGATCATCGTCGAGGCGAGCGGACTGGCCGACCCGGCGGCGCTGGCCCGCATCATCGGGTTCAGCGAGATCGGCGGTGTGCGCGACGGGGGTGTCGTCGACGTCGTGGACGCGGCACGGCACTTCGAGACCGTCGACTGCGGTGGCGCCGCCCCGGCCCGTTACGGCGCGGCGACGCTGGTGGTGGTGAACAAGCTCGACCAGCTTCCCGAGGACGAGCGCGCCGCGACGCTGCGGCGTATCGAAGACCGCGTGCGGGAACGCAACTCGCGAGTCCAGGTCGTCGGGGTCACCGGGGGCCGCATCGACCCCGCGCTGCTCTACGACGTCGCCGCCGCCACCGACGAGGGCGGTCAGCTGTCGTTCCGCGACGCATTCGTCGACGAACCGGTCCATCACCATGTGCACGCCGATGCGGTGACGGTGACCGCCGAGCTGCCGGTGGACGCCGAGCGGCTGCTCGACCTGCTCGAGAACCCGCCCGCCGGGGTGTACCGGATCAAGGGCCCGGTCGCGGTGCGGCAGCGTTCGGCGGTGCGCACCGTCGTCGTCAACGTCGTCGGACCCTCGGTGCACATCGCGCGCGGGGCCTCGTCGGGCGCCCGCACCGAACTGGTGGCGATCGGCATGCACCTCGACGTCGATGCCGTGCGCGCCCGGCTGATCGATGCGCTGGCGCCCGCCGCCGGGCCACCGTCGAGCGCTGCGGCGCGACGCCTGCAACGGCACCTGAGCGTGGGCTGA
- a CDS encoding diguanylate cyclase domain-containing protein, with product MDRPRTPLRVVLVRTSRAAAVVVLVIAALDWVGWATGTEYLTRISPSWPPMMPWIALSLAALAVSVLLQSGQPGRGRVWAGRAIATAVAGLAVAILLEYATGRSFGFDRMWFTDEVWTTAWPWPGRPSWQAAASLLPLTVGAATIRLDRRGTFTLWAGCVIGGALIPLLSVMAYLFGAATLVFDGPKTGVAMATAVAMLVLLVALLTVRPDRPPLVWLITRPDRAALVPLFGLGIGFPIVVALLRLTFLALGRSEQAAFALSVLITTVLTMVIGFRLRRSEQDMLIRSEQLARERAEAEKRYRILADNAVDIIVHVRGNQIDWVSPSVKAALGYRMDELIGAELASQIHPDDLPDVMAVLQQISTGGPVTQRLRVLGADGDYRWVDGHAKPYVDGDGQADGVIAALRIVDDRVKVEQQLEQLARFDTLTGLANRREAISRLESALEHPPAFGVHLGILFCDVDRFKDINDTWGHGFGDTVLSTLAARIRDCVRQCDTVGRTGGDEILVVLPGLSSTEQLAHISEKIRSHAAEPISEYGKTIRATLSIGATLAIPGETVSSVMARADAAMYQAKAGDRNTVVLVQSQAAGQQ from the coding sequence TTGGACCGGCCCCGGACCCCCCTGCGTGTGGTGCTGGTGCGGACCAGTCGCGCCGCCGCGGTCGTGGTCCTGGTCATTGCCGCGCTGGACTGGGTGGGCTGGGCCACCGGAACCGAATACCTGACCCGGATCAGCCCGTCCTGGCCGCCGATGATGCCGTGGATCGCCCTGTCGCTGGCCGCGCTGGCAGTTTCGGTGCTCCTGCAATCAGGTCAGCCGGGACGTGGCCGGGTGTGGGCCGGCCGCGCCATCGCCACCGCGGTGGCAGGTCTGGCGGTCGCCATCCTGCTGGAGTACGCCACCGGCAGATCGTTCGGCTTCGACCGGATGTGGTTCACCGACGAGGTGTGGACGACCGCATGGCCCTGGCCGGGACGCCCGAGTTGGCAGGCCGCGGCATCGCTGCTGCCGCTCACCGTGGGTGCCGCGACGATCCGGCTGGACCGCCGCGGAACCTTCACCCTGTGGGCGGGGTGCGTCATCGGGGGTGCACTCATCCCGCTGCTGTCGGTGATGGCCTACCTGTTCGGCGCGGCAACGCTGGTGTTCGACGGCCCGAAGACCGGCGTGGCGATGGCGACCGCCGTGGCCATGCTGGTCCTTCTGGTGGCGCTGTTGACGGTGCGCCCGGACCGGCCGCCGCTGGTGTGGCTGATCACCCGTCCCGACCGGGCGGCGCTCGTACCGCTTTTCGGTTTGGGGATCGGCTTCCCGATTGTCGTGGCGTTGCTGCGGCTGACATTCCTGGCTCTGGGCCGCAGTGAACAAGCAGCCTTCGCCTTGTCGGTGCTGATCACCACGGTCCTCACCATGGTCATCGGATTCCGCCTGCGCCGCAGCGAGCAGGACATGTTGATCAGGAGCGAGCAGTTGGCCCGGGAACGCGCCGAGGCCGAGAAGCGCTATCGGATCCTGGCCGACAACGCGGTCGACATCATCGTCCACGTGCGGGGCAACCAGATCGACTGGGTGTCACCGTCGGTGAAGGCCGCGCTGGGATACCGGATGGACGAGTTGATCGGCGCGGAGCTCGCCAGTCAGATCCATCCCGACGACCTTCCCGACGTCATGGCCGTGCTGCAGCAGATCAGCACCGGTGGTCCCGTCACCCAGCGGTTACGGGTCCTCGGGGCCGATGGGGACTACCGCTGGGTCGACGGTCACGCAAAGCCCTACGTCGACGGAGACGGGCAGGCCGACGGAGTGATCGCCGCGCTGCGCATCGTGGACGACCGGGTCAAGGTCGAGCAGCAGCTCGAGCAGCTGGCGCGGTTCGACACGCTGACCGGGCTGGCCAACCGACGCGAGGCAATCAGCCGGCTGGAGTCCGCCCTCGAGCACCCGCCGGCTTTCGGTGTGCACCTGGGCATCCTGTTCTGCGATGTCGATCGCTTCAAGGACATCAACGACACCTGGGGGCACGGCTTCGGCGACACGGTGCTGTCGACGCTGGCGGCCCGAATCCGCGACTGTGTCCGGCAGTGCGACACGGTCGGGCGCACAGGCGGTGACGAGATCCTCGTGGTGCTGCCCGGGCTGAGCAGCACCGAGCAGCTGGCCCACATCAGCGAGAAGATCCGCAGTCATGCCGCCGAGCCGATCAGCGAGTACGGCAAGACGATCCGCGCCACGCTGAGTATTGGTGCGACCCTTGCCATTCCGGGTGAGACCGTCTCCTCGGTGATGGCACGCGCCGATGCCGCGATGTACCAGGCCAAGGCCGGTGACCGAAACACCGTCGTCTTGGTGCAGTCACAGGCGGCGGGCCAGCAGTGA
- a CDS encoding bestrophin-like domain: MTGWIVSHTPPGLLLAALIVLISGGAILLAALVRRWFPTLSGDEHNDVTKFTYGFIGFIYAFFIGFVVSSMWGQTNAADANARAEGAAAVEMARSLDVFAKADSDRIHTGLLRYEQAAIAEWDAGTGIRSPEADAALAQLTAAYRQAGASTDPQKAVLASSLTNLDKVSQARTVRLLTAREDTGPPWPLWAVIFLTSALVVGTAIVYGVEKPGMHYPMVAIVGLVVAANLFLILELSHPFLGGIATTSDPLYEVVSVLGQPGR; the protein is encoded by the coding sequence ATGACCGGATGGATCGTCAGCCACACCCCGCCCGGGCTGTTGCTTGCCGCCTTGATCGTCCTGATCTCGGGCGGCGCGATTCTCCTCGCCGCGCTGGTGCGGCGCTGGTTTCCCACTCTGAGCGGCGACGAGCACAACGACGTCACCAAATTCACCTACGGCTTCATCGGCTTCATCTACGCGTTCTTCATCGGATTCGTGGTCTCCTCGATGTGGGGGCAGACCAATGCTGCCGACGCGAACGCCCGGGCCGAGGGCGCGGCTGCGGTCGAAATGGCAAGAAGCCTCGATGTTTTCGCGAAGGCCGACAGCGACCGCATCCACACCGGCCTGCTGAGGTACGAGCAGGCCGCCATCGCCGAGTGGGATGCGGGCACCGGGATCCGCTCACCGGAAGCCGACGCCGCCCTGGCGCAGTTGACCGCCGCCTACCGGCAGGCGGGCGCGTCAACCGACCCCCAGAAGGCCGTGCTGGCGTCATCGCTGACCAATCTGGACAAGGTCAGTCAGGCGCGCACGGTCCGACTGCTCACCGCGCGGGAGGACACCGGGCCGCCCTGGCCGCTGTGGGCGGTCATCTTCCTGACAAGCGCCTTGGTGGTCGGTACCGCCATCGTCTACGGGGTCGAGAAGCCGGGGATGCACTACCCAATGGTCGCGATCGTCGGGCTGGTCGTCGCGGCCAATCTGTTTCTCATCCTCGAGCTGTCCCATCCCTTCCTGGGCGGCATCGCGACAACGTCCGATCCGCTGTACGAGGTCGTGTCGGTACTCGGCCAGCCGGGTCGCTGA
- a CDS encoding glycoside hydrolase family 2 protein — MPGGVVLSWIGRVAAVAVVVLAVVVTGSAPANAAVMFHPKPVLLPTPWTKLVGPDNALPDYPRPQMARSAWLNLNGVWGYTGRSARAALPAPPPPGAYREQILVPYPPESALSGIARHDDEMWYRKVFTLPTSWRGRHVLLHFGAVDQIATVWVNGQQVAHHEGGYTEFSADITRALQRTGSHEIVVRAQDRNEANPFPVGKQRTKPKGLFYTGASGIWQTAWLEPVRAAHIDKLDITTDLTGLTVTSRVSGTTDERSVAMVSERGGRVVATASAPAGRPLRVAVPAPRLWTPDDPYLYSLTVALVSPAGKVLDAVSSYAGLRTIGTVRDAKGRPRIVLNGAITFLHGPLDQGYWPDGIYTAPTDEALKSDLQRIKDFGMNFVRKHAKVEPARWYYWADTLGLLVWQDMPSLDVSLDIPVGPAPDPSRAAKVNFERELLAMVDQLRSVTSIVGWVPFNEGWGEFDTARIANLVKAADPTRMVDANSGVNCCKSRRDSRAGDIYDDHTYVGPGRTTVPGDHRVRVDGEYGGLGLALDRNRWPGRPESYEMARRPESLTDRYVELSRALEAEVRRGGLSGAIYTQTTDVENEVNGLLSYDRWVVKMPIPVVAERNRAVIAAGTPVTARPDVRR; from the coding sequence ATGCCCGGTGGCGTCGTGCTGTCCTGGATCGGCCGTGTCGCGGCCGTGGCGGTGGTGGTGCTCGCGGTCGTCGTGACCGGGTCTGCACCGGCGAACGCGGCGGTGATGTTCCACCCCAAGCCCGTCCTGCTGCCCACTCCGTGGACGAAACTCGTCGGGCCCGACAACGCGCTGCCTGACTATCCGCGACCGCAGATGGCACGAAGCGCGTGGCTCAACCTCAACGGAGTGTGGGGTTACACCGGGCGGTCGGCGCGCGCCGCACTGCCGGCGCCACCGCCGCCGGGCGCATACCGCGAGCAGATCCTGGTGCCCTATCCGCCGGAGTCGGCGCTGTCCGGCATCGCCCGCCACGACGACGAGATGTGGTACCGCAAGGTGTTCACGCTGCCCACCAGTTGGCGGGGCCGCCACGTGCTGCTGCACTTCGGTGCCGTCGACCAGATCGCCACGGTGTGGGTCAACGGTCAGCAGGTGGCCCACCACGAGGGCGGCTACACCGAGTTCAGCGCCGACATCACCCGCGCGCTGCAGCGCACCGGCTCGCACGAGATCGTGGTGCGTGCCCAGGATCGCAACGAAGCCAACCCGTTTCCGGTCGGCAAACAGCGCACCAAGCCCAAGGGCCTGTTCTATACCGGCGCCTCGGGCATCTGGCAGACGGCGTGGCTGGAGCCGGTGCGCGCCGCCCACATCGACAAGCTCGACATCACCACCGACCTCACCGGCCTGACCGTCACCTCCCGGGTCTCGGGGACCACCGACGAACGCTCGGTGGCGATGGTGTCCGAACGCGGCGGGCGGGTGGTGGCGACCGCGTCCGCACCAGCGGGGCGGCCACTTCGCGTCGCGGTACCGGCACCGCGGCTGTGGACCCCCGACGACCCTTACCTCTACAGCCTGACGGTCGCGCTGGTGAGTCCGGCGGGCAAGGTGCTCGATGCGGTGTCCAGCTATGCCGGCCTGCGCACCATCGGGACCGTGCGGGACGCCAAGGGCCGGCCGCGGATCGTGCTCAACGGCGCCATCACCTTCCTGCACGGTCCGCTGGACCAGGGTTACTGGCCCGACGGCATCTACACCGCACCCACCGACGAGGCGCTGAAGTCGGACCTGCAGCGCATCAAGGACTTCGGCATGAACTTCGTGCGCAAGCACGCCAAGGTCGAGCCGGCGCGCTGGTACTACTGGGCTGACACGCTGGGATTGCTGGTGTGGCAGGACATGCCATCGCTGGACGTCTCGCTGGATATCCCGGTCGGTCCCGCACCGGACCCGTCGCGCGCCGCGAAGGTGAACTTCGAGCGCGAACTGCTGGCGATGGTCGACCAGTTGCGCAGCGTGACGTCGATCGTCGGCTGGGTGCCGTTCAACGAGGGCTGGGGCGAGTTCGACACCGCCAGGATCGCCAACCTGGTCAAGGCGGCCGACCCGACTCGCATGGTCGACGCCAACAGCGGAGTCAACTGCTGCAAATCCCGGCGCGACAGCCGGGCCGGTGACATCTACGACGACCACACCTACGTCGGGCCCGGGCGCACGACGGTGCCCGGAGATCACCGGGTGCGCGTCGACGGCGAGTACGGCGGCCTGGGTCTGGCCCTCGACCGCAATCGGTGGCCGGGACGGCCCGAGTCCTACGAGATGGCGCGGCGACCCGAGAGCCTGACGGACCGCTACGTCGAACTCAGCCGGGCGCTGGAGGCGGAGGTCCGCCGTGGCGGGCTCTCCGGTGCCATCTACACCCAGACCACCGACGTTGAGAACGAGGTCAACGGCTTGCTGAGTTACGACCGATGGGTGGTCAAGATGCCGATACCGGTTGTCGCCGAACGTAATCGGGCGGTGATCGCCGCCGGAACCCCGGTCACCGCACGGCCTGACGTCCGGCGCTGA